In a genomic window of Erinaceus europaeus chromosome 12, mEriEur2.1, whole genome shotgun sequence:
- the SPHK1 gene encoding sphingosine kinase 1 isoform X3, giving the protein MDSVAGWGLAAFGGFVSAVAGPGGQLPRPCTVLVLLNPRGGKGKGLQLFWKQVQPQLVQADISFKLLLTERKNHAREMVRAEELGCWDALVVMSGDGLMYEVINGLMDRPDWETAIKKPLCSLPAGSGNALAASLNHYAGYEQVTNDDLLTNCTLLLCRRVLAPMNLLSLQMASGLRLFSVLSLAWGFIADVDIESEKYRRLGEMRFTLGTFLRLAALRIYRGRLAYLPVGVASKKPTGSPLEQQHQGLVDAHLVPLEEPVPSHWTVVPEQDFVLVLALLHSHLGSEMFAAPMGSMAGAMHLFYVRAGISRAMLLRLFLAMEKGRHMELDCPYLVYVPVVAFRLEPQDGKGVFAVDGEMAVSEAVQGQVHPDYLWVVSGGTESLPSLESQPLPRL; this is encoded by the exons ATGGATTCAG TGGCTGGTTGGGGACTCGCTGCATTTGGGGGTTTTGTTTCTGCAGTGGCTGGCCCAGGAGGCCAGCTCCCCAGGCCCTGCACTGTGCTGGTGCTGCTGAACCCTCGAGGGGGCAAAGGAAAGGGCCTGCAGCTATTCTGGAAACAGGTGCAGCCCCAGCTGGTCCAGGCCGATATTTCCTTCAAGCTGTTGCTCACTG AGCGGAAGAACCACGCCCGAGAGATGGTTCGGGCAGAGGAGCTGGGCTGCTGGGATGCACTGGTGGTCATGTCTGGCGATGGGCTCATGTACGAG GTGATAAATGGGCTCATGGATCGGCCTGACTGGGAGACTGCCATCAAGAAGCCCCTGTGTAGCCTCCCTGCCGGTTCTGGCAACGCATTGGCAGCTTCTTTGAACCACTACGCTGG CTACGAGCAGGTGACCAACGACGACCTCCTGACCAACTGCACGCTGTTGCTGTGCCGCAGAGTGCTGGCACCCATGAACCTGCTGTCACTGCAGATGGCCTCGGGGCTCCGCCTCTTCTCGGTGCTCAGCCTAGCGTGGGGCTTCATCGCAGATGTAGACATCGAGTCTGAGAAGTACCGCCGTCTGGGTGAGATGCGCTTCACACTGGGCACCTTCCTGCGCCTGGCAGCCCTGCGCATCTACCGGGGCCGACTGGCCTACCTCCCGGTGGGGGTGGCCTCCAAGAAGCCCACCGGCTCGCCTCTGGAGCAGCAGCACCAGGGCCTTGTGGATGCCCACCTGGTGCCCCTGGAGGAGCCAGTGCCCTCTCACTGGACTGTGGTGCCAGAGCAGGACTTTGTGTTGGTGCTGGCCCTGTTGCACTCGCACCTGGGCAGTGAGATGTTTGCTGCGCCCATGGGCAGCATGGCTGGTGCCATGCACCTGTTCTACGTGCGGGCAGGGATTTCTCGGGCCATGCTGCTGCGTCTCTTCCTGGCCATGGAGAAGGGCAGGCACATGGAGCTGGACTGCCCCTACCTGGTCTATGTGCCTGTAGTGGCCTTCCGCTTAGAACCTCAGGATGGGAAGGGTGTGTTTGCTGTGGATGGGGAGATGGCAGTTTCTGAGGCTGTACAGGGCCAGGTGCACCCAGACTATCTTTGGGTGGTTAGTGGTGGTACAGAGTCCTTGCCCTCTCTGGAGTCACAGCCCCTGCCCAGACTGTAG